The Canis lupus baileyi chromosome 26, mCanLup2.hap1, whole genome shotgun sequence DNA window CAAAGAGGGCAGATGCAGCAGGGGTGAAGACCCTATCTCAttaaagacagaggctcaacttCTGCTGAAGACGCGCTTCCGTTACTGTCGACATCCCTTCCATATCCCCTGCATCAGGCTGGAGGTTGCATGGCCCATAGCATCTCTCCAAATGCTTGTAAGAACAGACCCTTAGCTACCATCCATGTGGTTACGATCAGGGTAACCATGTTCCTCAATGTGGCCACACATTCTGGCCATGCGTGACTGGCCCAGGCGGTCCTATCAGCCTCTACACTGGGACTGTAATTCCGGAGCTCGGAGAGACTGTTTGCTACATGAACATATGTGGGCTTAAGCCAGTCTTCAGAAGAATAAACAGTGCAGAGACAATACACATCCTGCAGTCAGGCTGTACTTCCAGACTGTTCATGAAACCTGATTTCATCTTTGCCCTTGGTTCCTATAAGACATATAAGCTCCTTGTAATAAAAGCCCTATTTTAGCTTAAGCTCACCTAAGTAGGTCTTCCACCTGCAACCAAAATGGTCCTAAAGAAAACACACTCTGCAGAGACAAGAAGTGGCCTTTTTCCTGTGGAAGGATTATTACTACCTTTTGGTGGAAGAAATTGAGTCCAGAGAGAGAGTAGGACTTGCTCAAGCCCAGACAGAGATTGGGACTTGCTCAGGGGCACACAATGAGTCATCTTCAGAACTGAAGTGATAAACAGTTCctcaagaaaggaaggaagccccTGAAAGTAGGGTCCCTGTGTAAGCTGCCTGGGCCCCTCAGGGCTGAGCACAGAGGTCCTCTGAGTGGCTGTAGATCTATAATTAAGAGCTTTCTCTTCAgggacgtgtgggtggctcagcagctcagcggtttagcacctgcctttggcccaggttgtgatcctggaggcctgggttcgagtcccacatcaggctccctgcatggaacctgcttctccctctgcctgtgtctctgccttgctctctctgtgtctctcatgagtaattttttttaaagagctttctcTTCAGcactggggtggggaagggggcgTGGCTCCACATCTGGCCAGAATACATCAGATAATCTGAAGTAGTTTTGGGAGCAAATCAGATTGGTTGTGCTGAGCAGCTGAGACCAGATCCCCCAACGCCAAAATCACCACTCTTGGCCTTGCCCTAGGAGAGAGGAATGGAGTTTTCACGGGTGGGCTGTGGAAGCACAGCAGGTACTGAGGACTGAGGTCACAATGAGTGCAATCcaagttcttttccttccttctctgaccaccccctcccacctccacaaCCAGGAAAGACGTAAGTCAAGGCCAGGAGAGAGGTGCCAGGAGATCTCCTGGGGCTCAAGGACTAGGCTGGACGCCTGGGCCCCCAAGGAAGGATATATGTCCGGAGGGCATTAGCACAAGGCCCCCTCCGTGTTAGAGCTCTGCGGCTCCTGTTGGCTTCTCATTATCTAGAAGGACTTGATGTGGCCCTCCCTTCATCCCTCCCTGCCGCGGCCGGGGAAGGGGGCCACGTAGCAGAGGGGAGTCCTCAGAGAGGTGGGTCTGGTGCAAGGTGAGCCTTGAGCCTGGGGCCAAAGGCGGGCGAAGAGGGCCAGAAGCGGCTGGAGCCAGGCGAGAGCGGAGGACACTTGGAagaggcggggcctcggggccgcGGGCGGAGCCAGAAGCTGCAAAGAGCCGTCCAGGCCGGCGGAAGAGTGGAAGCTCGGGCCCAGGGGCTGCAGCCAAGAGAGCGCGCTCGTTCCGCAGCAGAGGCCGGGGCTTCGGCCGGGAGCCAGAGCCGAGAGCCGAGAGCCGAAAGGCAGGCCTCCAGCTCCAGCGGGGCCAGCGGCGGCGGAGCCTCAGGGCCGGGCCGCCGAACGCCACGGCGGCCTCGCTGGGCGGCAGCGGGCGGCTCCGACGGCCGCCGCCGGGGGGCCGCGTGGCGGTGGTGCTGGACCAGGGCTCGGGCTTCGTCAAGGCGGGCTTCGCGGGCGAGCAGCAGCCGCGCCTGGTGCTGAAGAGCTCCAGCCCGGGGCCCGGCGCACTGGGCTGCGAGCTGGGGGACGGGGGGGCGCGGGCGCACCCCATCAAGCACGGCGTGGTCGTGGACTGGCAGGCGCTGGAGGGGCTGTGGGAGCGCCTGCTGGTGGGCGGCCTGCGGGTGTGCCCGGAGCGGTGGCCCGTGCTGGTGAGTGACTCGCCGTCGGCGCCGCCCGCGGGCCGCGAGAAGGTAGCCGAGCTGCTGTTCGAGGCCCTGGCGGTGCCCGCGTGCCACATGGCCAGCTCCGCGTTGCTGGCGCTCTGCTCCGCCGGCGCGTTCAGCGGGCTGGCCGTGGAGGCAGGCGCGGGCGTGTGCCACGCCACGCCCATCTATGCGGGCCACTCGTGGCAGGAGGCCACCTTCCGGCTGGACGTGGCAGGCAGCACCCTGTCGCGCTACCTGCGGGACCTGCTGGTGGCAGCGTTCCCCGACCTACAGCTGCGGGCCCTGCCCCGCAAGGCTATCACACAGCTCAAGAAACGCTGCTGCTATGTGTCGCTGGACTTTGAGGGTGACCTTCTTAACCCTGACCGCCACCACCCGGCCACTTTCTGCTTAGGCAATAGCTGCTCTGTCTGTCTCAGCAGCGAGCGCTTCCGCTGCCCCGAACCCATCTTCCAGCCGCGTCTGCTAGGCCAGACCAAGCCAGGACTGCCTGCACTGGTCTTCCAGGCATTGCAGAAGGTTCCTGCAAGGCTACGCACTCGGCTCGCTGATACCGTGGTGCTGGCCGGTGGCTCCACACTCTTCCCCGGCTTCACTGAGCGCCTGGAAATGGAGCTGGAGGCACAGTGCCGGAGGCATGGCTATGGGGCCCTGAGGCCGCACCTGGTGGCCAAGCCTGGGCGTGGCACAGCAGTATGGACAGGCGGCTCCATGGTGGCCTCCTTGCGCTCCTTCCAATGCCACTGGATAACCCGGGCCATGTACCAGGAGTATGGCTCCAGGCTAGTGCATGAAGTGTTCAACTGAGTTATGCTGTACCGGAGGGTGGGGCCCCATGAGCAGCTGCAGAGGCAGAGGCTTGGTGGGCTGCCCTATAGCTCTATCAGAGGCACTGAGTTCCAGATAAAAGTCTCAAGTGATTGGAGCTGGCAGAGTCATCATATGCAGATGGGTCATCCCTACCCCTTACTGAGCCAGGAGGAGGTGATCCGGACCCCTAGGACCCCCACTGTGACCTACAACTTGAATCTACCTAAACAGTGCCAGTTCAGGGAATACCAGTCCAGGTGCCTACCCTCAGGGCCCTGTTTCCACGGCAATGAGGAAGGCAACAACCCCACTTGTGTCTAGGACACAGATACGGAAATTACAACACATCAACCCCTCATCATGTACCATTTGGATTCCCATCCTATGCCAAAGTTCAAGGGATGACCCTTTGAAAACCTGTAAAATCCTATGGGGAAGCAATGAGAAAAGGAAGCCCTGTCCTCAACTGCTCACTGACTCActgagggcctcagtttccccttctgtaaaaAGTGGGGTCAGGCACAATTCTGGGCCTCCTCACTGTTCCCTCTGGCCTCCTTATCAAGAGCTATGGGGCAATGGGAAGTGGAGACATCTCTTAAAAGGAACACATAAAGGGAGAGGTGGCTTGTATTTCTGAAGTCACTATCTTGAGAAACTAGAGCCCTGGGTGTGAGCACTGTTTGTGCTTATATGCACATGTGGCCACATATGCAAACAAAACACTTGGGTGCACACATGCCAGCCTTACACATGTCCTCAAGACAGGCCCTGCCCCACCAGGTTCCACACGCCTCATGGCCTATGGCCGTGTGTGAGCatgccccacctcccaccccatccctgctgGGTCTTGGGCTTGATACCCCACAACAGCTAGGTCTGGCCAATAACAGAAACCGAGGTGGCCACAGCTCCAGGTATTAGGtggctgctgtgtgccaggcatagtTCTGGGTGTTGGAAACAGAGTAGAGAACgagaaagacaaaaatccctgccttccTTCTCATTTGTCACATCAAATGTATGGAAGTAAGCTCTATTATGATCCCtagtttacaaatgaggaaactgaggcccggggaGATAAAGGTGCACAGCTAGGAAGTGAGAGAGCCATGACTTGAACGCAAGCCTCTAGCTTCACAGCCCTGAGCCATGACAGTGGAGGCTCCCACAGCACAGCAGACACCCCTGCCCTCATTCCCATCAACCCCTCCACTCACCAGCTTGGTGGTGTCCATGGCAGTGAGCACTGCACAGTTCAGCGACTCCAGTGCGGCCAGCACCGGCCGGTAGACACCCAGGTGTTCTGAGAAATAGTCTGCGGGCAGAGGAGGTGCTCAAAGGTTCCCGGACCAGCCCCCACCTGTTCCGTGGCCTCACTGACCCAACCTGGAATTCCTCAGCAGCCAAGCAGGCCTCAAATCCTGAGCCAAGCCCATCCTGTTCCACTAGGAGAGAAAAGTCGTCTCTCATCATGCCCACCTGCCCAGGGGTCCCGGGAGACCAGAGCTCCCGGTGGGCCTACTCACCACACAGTCTCTCTGTTTCCAAATTGctgtggggagaagagaaggcaCCCCTCAGTCCCACAGACATAAGCCTGTGGCCTGGCACTTTGAAGCcatgctcctcccactgccctcccAGCTCAGCCTGACGAGGCTACTTCTATCTCTACCCCAGGTGAAGCTGCTCTGTGGACCCAGAGGGGCAGCAAGGGTACTCCTGAGGGTAAAAATTCAGACCCACCCTTGGCCTCCAaggggatttcaggcccagtgagAGAGATGTGGACAGAGGCCAGAGAGGAGTGGTCAGAACTGGGAACGGGAAGCCAAGTCTGGGGAAATCCTAGAAAGCACCAGATGTTACTTGGTAGGTTAGGGAGGGCTTCCAGGAGGACGCTGCTTTAGATAGGCCTTGAAGGACAGGAATTTGATTGGAGTGTCTGGTGGTGTGGGGAGGTGGCAGCCCTGAAGACCAAAGGTCCAGCTCAAGTTTCAAATAGGGAAGGGTATGGAAGCCTTGAATGCTGACCCAGAGGCTGGGATTTCTCCTAAGGAGAtattgagggagagggaggaacagctGCAGATGCATGTGCACCCAGGTGAGGAAGCATGGGGAGGGAAGCGTGCATCTCCTGCTAAGGCCTGGAGATGCGGCAGCACGCTTGGGGAGGGAGTGCGTGTTCAGGCACTTGCATCCATGGGTGGAAGCAGGCTATCCTCAGGCATCCTTTGGTCCCTGCAGGAAGTGGGAATGGGTGGGGGGACACCTGTGGGCTGAACCACGGGTGGTGACTCAGACCTGGCTATTTTGGGGTCCCAGCTAGGAGTGTGACGGACAAGGCTGGAGCCAGggagggggtgagtgggtgggtaaTGTTGGCGTCAGGCCCTGGCACCTCTCTCTCTATGCAACCCCCCATCCTCCATAAGGAAGCAAGGCAGCAGGGGACACAGTGGGGCTGGGACAGCCTAGCCTCACACCTACCCACGGCTCATCCACCCCCTCTCGTACTTACTCGGTGGAATGCCCATCAATGCTGTTGAACAGCTCCCGCAGCTCCCCAGGGCTGAGAACCCCATCAGCAAAGTAATTCTGGAATTCCTCAAATGAGAGCTTACCATCATCTGGGGGGCAGGGCAAAGAGCAGAGCTGGTATCCCTGAACCCCGCCACCAGAttcagaccccccccccaaagactATTCAGCCTGGTGGAATGGAATTCTGAGCATGGTAGGGGGATCTGAAGACAAAAGGGTCCTTAGAGGTGCCCACTTAAGGCAACACGGCCCACTCTGCAGTCACCCAATGGACAGAGCAGCACACACATGGCATTGCACAgtgactcaataaatgtttgccaaatgaagaaacaaatgaacagcCTGGGATGCGGCCAGATCACGGCAGGACCCAGACGTCACTTGGAGGACTTGGGGGCTGAGTCTCTGCCGgccagcctggctccaggctgctCTGGACCCACGCCCTTCCCAGAGAAGCCACTGGGAGGCAGATAAGATCTTCCTAAGAGGAGCTGGAGCTCCtgcaagaagcagcagcaggcTGGCTTAGGAGGAAATGATCTCTCTGCAGGGTCCCTGTGACAGATAGTTACACAGTCTGAGCACCACTGGGATGGCCGAAGACACTGGGGATTTGGCCTGTAAGGTCTTTAAgcaggtggggttgggggagcagagctggggaaggacctgagcctcccaggcagaACACTGTTCCACACAAGGACACAAATGAAACCATGTGTCCTGATCAAGGGGTTGGGACACCATCCTGTCTCCAGGAGACTTAGACACGAAAGAGTCTGAAGACCCCAGATGGAAGTGAGGCCAAGGAGGACTGGCTGCCACAGCTCAGACCCTCACCTGGTCGATCAGGGCACAGTGGGCTGCCCCAAGTCATCAGTGGGCAGCAAGTGCTTGCGGCTCCTTTAAGGGCTCCTGCTTGAGCTTTCAAGGTTTTCCCAGACCAATATCTGAGACTGCCCAGCACCCAGGGTAGGGGAGGCTGATTGCCTGGACTCAGCACCACCCTGGGCTAGGTCCAGGTGGTTGGTCATACGAAAAGTTACTGAGCCCTGTAAAGGTCTAAGTAAAATCCTCCACAGGCCTCATCTCCACACTCCACCTTTCCAAGCCCCTGACACAGGGTGCCTGGGACCAAGCATCACTCAGACTTGGGTTCAAGGCCTACCACTTAAAGGCTATGTGACTTCAGGCAACTTGCTTCACGTCTTTGGGCTTCTGCTCCTTTGTATGTGAAATGGGGTGAAGAATTCCCACCTAGCTGGTGGTTGTGAGGACAACATGAAGTCATATAGAAGAGTTACCCATAACTGTGCCAGGGCACTGTGTGAGAGTACGCCCCCACCTCCAGCTTCTGACTAAACCACATTCCCTCCACTCTCCATCCTGCTAAGCTTAACTCCAAACGGCACTCCCTCTGGGAAGGGTGCCTGGAGTGATTCTTCTGATTTGGGTCTCCCTAAGATTGTTGTCCATTCTAGACTGTGCCCCCAAACCCAACATTGTGCTGAGCCTCCCTGATGCCTCCCACCGAACCCCCACACTGTAGACCCTGGGGAAGTCACACTCACCATTCTTGTCTGCTCTGCGGAAAACCTAGAGGACAAAGGGGCATAGATGGGAACTGTAAGTGCTGCCCGGGAGGCAAGGGCCCCCACCCAACTCATTAGGGCCTCAGCGGGCCAGGCTACCCCGACCTCGCCCTTCCTCCTGTCCAGCCTGCTCCCAACTCCCTACACAGATCAGCCCTGCAGGACGCTTTCCACTGAGTGGGGCACAGGAAGATCACACAGCAGGTCCCACAACTTGCTCACTTCTCCTGCAGGCCTGGCCTCATGGTGGGCGCTCCAGGCCAGCTGCCGGCACCCCTACCTCCCACACCTGGAGTCTATCCTGGATTCTGTATGATGCATCAGACCTTGGCACGGTCCCAGCACAAGGGAGGGAGGACGGGCTACGTTCCTGGGCCCTCGTCCTAGACCTGAACCCCTCATCTCTGCAGCATGGCCATGGCCCATCCATAGACTGCCTGCTTACGGCTGTCTCCCTGGCTGCTTAAGAGCCTGATGTGTGGGCAGTGGCTAGCCCTTCCTTTGTGGGTGCCTGGAGTTAACCCTTCCCGGTCTGGGGCTTCTTATGAGTCTGACTCAGTGTGTGAAGTCCTCTGGGCAGGctcgcgtgtgtgtgtgtgtgtgtgtgtgtgtatgtgtgtgcatgcacgtgcacctgtgtgcacacatgtgcaagGGGGAGTGAGAGTGCCAGAATGCAAGGCTGGAAAGGCTGTATTTACAGAAAAGAAGAGATGAAGGGCaacagaggcagacagagaggaagagtcaAGACATGGTCAGGGACCAGAGTCCCAGATCACCCCAAGCAGCCCAGTAGATGGGAGACCAGCACACCTGGCAAGGAGAGGCAGGCCAAAGACTGAAGAGAAAACCCTTATCAGCTCCAGGTCCTGACTGCCACTCCTCTCCAGCTGTTTTCTCTGTCAGTGAAGCGTTGGCATGAATTTAACCCCTGACCAGACACCTGACTCAGAGGCGGCCTGCCActggctcagggtcacacagcagccCAATGTGGCCTGGGGGGCAGACGGAGATGGCAGGGAGGGGTGCGAAGCTGTGGACAAGGACATCTGGGGCCACACCCTAGCATGCCTCTGACTCCATGTGTGATCATGAACATATTCCGGACTCCTCTGGCCTTGGTTTTTCCATCTGGGAAGTGGGACAGATAAGTCTCTTCCATCCAGGGCTGTGGTCAAGGTGCTGAGTCactgggggcagcagggaggggacTGGAGTACAGTCTTTCCCATAGGCAGAGACCTCTGAAAGTGGGGCATTAGTGGGCCAGGATGGGGCTGAGCACCAGGGTGAAAGGGGGGAAGGGGCTCAGGGCAGTGATGGAGGCCTGGCTAGGCTGCTCCATGCTACTGCCCCCAGGGGGCTGCGGACCCACCTGCCACCCACGAGAGGGATGTACAGACCACTGTGGGCAATCCTGATCAGCTGTGGGACCCGACGGCCCCTGGGTCAGATCTCAGGGACTCTTGGGATCAGTGCTTGGGTCAGGAGTCAGggggttgttttttctttcaggcTCCCCTGCCTGGGTCAGCCCAGCCGGGGGCTGCTATAGAGGGGGCCGCTCCTGTGATCAAGTGTTGACCGTCTCCACCGCATCAGACACACAGATGGGGtggacttgggggtgggggaggcagcagGGGCAGTGCCGCGCAGCCAGGGCACCAGGAGAGATAAGGAGACAGAGAATGGACACGATGGAAACGAGATAAAGACGACggaggagggaggcagcaggggcagagagagacagcgagaagcagagacccagagacGGGAGCAGGGGCCCAGACAGGTCTGGAGGGAGGCACGGGCAAGGAGAGACCGGGAGAGCAGACGGACCGGGGACGGCGCCAACGCGGGGCCACAGggcccgcgcccccccgcccccactcacGTCCTGGAAGAGCGCAAGTCCGGCGGCGGgcgagggcgcgggcgcggggggccgcCGGGGCTCGGGCGCGGGCGGCCGGAGCAGGCACACGGTGAGCAGCCCCGCGCACGCCATGGCGCCTCCAGCCACTCGGCAACGGCTCTCGGCTGGGGCTCGCTGCGgctgcggctccggctccggctccggctccggctccggctccggctccggctccggctcgggctcgggctccggctggggctggggctggggctctggccgccgccgccgccgccgcggacTCGGGGGCctcccgcccgccgcgccggcGCGcacgcccgcggccccgccccccgcggctccaccccgcccctcccggggGCCTCGCCGCGCCTCCGCCAGGGCCGGCCGCCCCGCCGCTCCGGGACCAGAGGCTCCGCCCGGGGGCCAGTTCTGGGGGCCAGTTCTGGCTCGGACGGGCCTGGGAGGGCTGGGAGTACTACACAGCCGGGAACAGGGCGGAGGGGCCGCATGTGCCCAAGGGCAGGTCCCCACCACCGGGCCAGAGGGACACCCGGGGGCAAGGCCTGCAAGGGACTAACTTTTCTGCAAAATGGGAGCAATCCTAGAGACCATAAAGGATTATTGCGGGGACTCACCCCACTGACTGCAGAGGGCTTAAAATAGAAACTGGCCCACAGAAAGCGCACCTAGGGGCTAAACAGGTCTGCGTGGACTGCCTCCCAGACCCCTCCAAACTCAACActgccctttcccctcccctctgccattCCGGCCCCCTCTTCAATTCATCTTCTTCCAACACCAGCCAAAGGGAGCGTTTAAAATAAGAAACCGGAGATCACTGCTGAGCCTCGGCAGGTCGCTCCTGGTCCCCTGAACACAGCCCCAAACTTAATATTCTCCACTCTGGCCCTCCCCTTGGGACCCCACACTGGTGCCCTGCTCGCTCCTGCCTTTGCCCACACCACTTTTGTCTGCTAGGGGTGTTCGTATTGTCCTCCTTTAACTTTCCTACAGCTCCCAGCTCACACATCACCTCTTCTAGGAAGCCCTCTGATTTTCTCATTCATCTAAATCTCCTCCAGTCAACCCTGAAAGCCCCAGGAGGAACTTGTGGCCCCAGAACCTGAAAGAACCTGATAGAGAATCATCCTGTTGTAATTATTTGTTGCAGGTTACAAATGCCCAGAAACACCTGGAAGGAACACAGCAATCCGAGTGGCCTCTCTGGGgctggggaaaggaggggagttCACTTACGACTTCATTGGATTGTTTTTTAAGTTAGGAGAAACACGGTGACGAAGCCTACCTTTCTTTGTGGCTGTGAGGCTCAAGTGGAATGAAACCAAACAGGGGCAAGGAGAAGGGAAGCAGACAAGGGGTGTTTTCCCAGCAACTTTGACCTCTCCCATCCCGGGATTTGCTCCCAGCACAGTCCCAATAGCCAGCCCAAACaccatcaaaatatttattaaaaccaaAGCAGGAGGGAACAGAGCGGTTAGGAAGGCAAATCAAAGTGCAGATTGGAGGGTGGGGCAGAGCAACGAGTGGGGCAGAGCAACGAGCGGGACAGagggccccccctccccgcagtCTGGGCCAGGGGAAGCCCTTCAGCCACCCCTCCTACCCACCCGGTCAGTGAAGGTCCCCCACTCACCTCTCGCATCTCACATCCATCCTGGGGGGCAGTTGGGGCCCTGTAGTGACCCCAGGGGAGGGACCACCCCCTTGATCCACCCATGGCTGTTAGTCAGTCGGTCCGTCCGTctggctccctccctcacttTCCCAATAAATAAACCGCTCAGGCCTCAGCTCCTTCGG harbors:
- the ACTL10 gene encoding actin-like protein 10; its protein translation is MASSALLALCSAGAFSGLAVEAGAGVCHATPIYAGHSWQEATFRLDVAGSTLSRYLRDLLVAAFPDLQLRALPRKAITQLKKRCCYVSLDFEGDLLNPDRHHPATFCLGNSCSVCLSSERFRCPEPIFQPRLLGQTKPGLPALVFQALQKVPARLRTRLADTVVLAGGSTLFPGFTERLEMELEAQCRRHGYGALRPHLVAKPGRGTAVWTGGSMVASLRSFQCHWITRAMYQEYGSRLVHEVFN